In Eupeodes corollae chromosome 3, idEupCoro1.1, whole genome shotgun sequence, a single genomic region encodes these proteins:
- the LOC129951823 gene encoding synaptonemal complex protein 1-like, whose product MDDISECDWAPPPRVSIVESEIYEIQSGPCLPSIEDFIKSELEKEELTKPEVEEILDDEVLIETHTEIQYSSLPEEPLDDASIAEDQEEIAAIETEEDDFELPPVDTKPKLTSKKKHTVEIIGVDSISSLDRIKRRAERKRLEKIRTKLIQDTDDLIDNIIADVVQMCQYDDPDDELRHRLDGDKIMYEIDETISELESEQNVRLFLNLKVIQYFQEKNLLRTLIDDSPYIVFDLIRKHEETLLMIGKYQLLVEPAQQVLDTTIPELKNELESLRTEFKLGTQTFFDMVKKLFNIDSFEKNEAVEYLMNKFKSMEQEIRKVRHYLIKLNHEQANLEEENETLDNIGHGLRISYFENVQAESKSLGEKIEERTNELNELRATYNANIHFLAHTREKQRMQRSTILDQQLDLKELLEEKQNCRKYLNDLKIERHSIRTEFQKQRFKKGLFRRPKFLRDYDATVNDINKMKAAVNQLESEDLELDEKLNEIKKANSQLKWR is encoded by the exons atggatgATATTAGTGAATGCGATTGGGCACCACCTCCAAGGGTCAGTATAGTCGAATCAGAAATCTATGAGATTCAATCGGGTCCTTGTCTACCATCGATTGAAGATTTCATTAAAAGCGAACTTGAAAAAGAAGAACTTACAAAACCTGAAGTCGAAGAAATATTAGATGATGAAGTCCTTATTGAAACGCATACAGAAATTCAATATTCATCACTACCTGAAGAGCCTTTAGATGATGCTTCAATTGCTGAAGACCAAGAAGAAATAGCTGCTATCGAAACTGAGGAAGATGATTTCGAACTTCCTCCAGTTGATACAAAACCAAAACtcacaagcaaaaaaaaacatacggtTGAAATTATTGGAGTTGATTCAATTTCAAGTCTTGACAGAATTAAGAGAAGAGCCGAAAGGAAACGTCTAGAAAAAATTCGTACCAAATTAATTCAGGATACAGATGATTTAATTGATAATATAATTGCTGATGTTGTTCAAATGTGTCAATATGACGATCCTGATGATGAACTTCGACATCGTTTGGACGGAGATAAAATCATGTATGAGATTGATGAAACAATTTCTGAACTTGAAAGCGAACAGAATGTACGATTATTTTTGAATCTAAAAgttattcaatattttcaagaGAAAAACTTATTACGAACGCTAATCGATGATAGTCCCTATATTGTATTCGATCTTATTCGAAAACATGAGGAAACATTGTTGATGATAGGAAAATACCAACTACTGGTAGAACCAGCTCAACAAGTCCTTGATACAACAATTCCAGAACTTAAAAACGAATTGGAAAGCTTAAGAACAGAATTCAAATTAGGAACACAAACATTCTTTGATATGgtcaagaaattatttaatattgatagttttgagaaaaatgaagcA GTCGAGTATTTGATGAACAAGTTTAAAAGCATGGAGCAAGAGATAAGAAAAGTTCGACATTATCTTATCAAACTAAATCATGAACAAGCAAATTTAGAAGAG GAAAACGAAACCCTGGATAACATTGGACATGGATTGCGTATAtcgtattttgaaaatgttcaagcAGAATCTAAATCTCTGGGGGAAAAAATTGAAG aaaGAACCAACGAACTAAATGAACTTCGTGCTACCTATAATGCCAACATCCATTTTCTTGCTCACACACGTGAAAAACAGCGCATGCAACGCAGCACAATTTTAGACCAACAACTTGATCTGAAAGAACTTctcgaagaaaaacaaaattgccgAAAGTACTTGAATGACTTGAAAATTGAACGTCATTCCATTCGaacagaatttcaaaaacaacgcTTTAAAAAGGGTCTTTTCCGCAGACCCAAATTTCTTCGGGACTATGATGCTACCGTGaatgatataaataaaatgaaggctGCAGTAAATCAGTTGGAATCTGAAGACCTTGAGCTGGatgaaaaattgaatgaaattaaaaaagctaaTTCGCAACTAAAATGGAGATAA
- the LOC129951985 gene encoding muscle-specific protein 20, whose product MSLERAVRAKIAGKRNPEMDKEAQTWIEAILGAKFPPGESYEDVLKDGQVLCTLINKLSPNAVPKINSSGGQFKMMENINNFQKAIKEWGVPDIDVFQTVDLWEKKDIATVTNTIFAIGRAAYKHPEFKGPWLGPKPADECKRDFSEEQLKAGQTIVGLQAGSNKGATQAGQNLGAGRKILLGK is encoded by the exons atgtctCTAGAACGTGCCGTTCGTGCTAAG atCGCTGGAAAGCGCAACCCAGAAATGGACAAAGAGGCTCAAACATGGATTGAAGCTATCTTGGGAGCCAAATTCCCCCCAGGCGAGAGCTACGAGGATGTCTTGAAGGACGGTCAAGTCTTGTGCACCTTGATCAACAAGCTCTCACCCAACGCTGTCCCTAAGATCAATAGCAGCGGTGGTCAATTCAAAATGATGGAAAACATCAACAACTTCCAGAAGGCCATCAAGGAATGGGGTGTTCCAGATATCGATGTCTTCCAGACCGTCGACTTGTGGGAAAAGAAGGACATCGCCACTGTCACCAACACCATTTTCGCTATTGGTCGTGCT GCTTACAAGCACCCAGAATTCAAGGGACCATGGTTGGGACCCAAGCCAGCTGATGAATGCAAACGTGACTTCAGCGAAGAACAATTGAAGGCCGGTCAAACCATTGTCGGTCTCCAAGCTGGCTCAAACAAAGGTGCCACCCAAGCCGGACAGAACCTTGGTGCTGGCCGCAAAATCTTGCTCGGCAAGTAA